A window of the Glaciimonas sp. CA11.2 genome harbors these coding sequences:
- a CDS encoding pyridoxal phosphate-dependent aminotransferase, which produces MVLSPSPSARLVVQSLEASRIREVANVGIGRSDVLPFWFGEPDQVTPAFIRDAAKAALDDGDTFYTSNYGIPPLREALAGYLSALHQPLDASRVAVTSSGVSALMLLSQLILSPGDRVVAVTPLWPNVVEIPKILGAEVVRVPLQFGEVWDLDIQQLIDALTPGTRAVMINSPNNPTGWVMSRAQQQIVLDHCRQHGIWIVADDVYERVVYRPSISGRSNDTQAHDDKLCAPSFLDIAEPNDRLISSNSFSKAWLMTGWRLGWLVAPPTLMTDLGKLIEFNTSCAPGFVQRAGIAAVERGDDIIATTIDRYQTARDFLYQRLNALPGITAPLPKGAMYLFFRLDGVTDSLALCKQLVRDAGLGLAPGSAFGPEGEGYIRWCFASSVERLASGVQRLEKFLLAR; this is translated from the coding sequence ATGGTATTGTCACCTTCTCCTAGCGCCCGTTTAGTCGTTCAAAGTCTTGAAGCCTCACGTATCCGTGAAGTGGCAAATGTTGGCATTGGACGCAGTGATGTATTGCCTTTCTGGTTCGGGGAACCGGATCAGGTAACGCCAGCCTTCATTCGCGATGCCGCGAAAGCAGCGCTTGATGACGGCGATACGTTCTATACCAGCAACTATGGCATACCGCCGTTACGTGAAGCGCTTGCTGGCTATTTATCCGCATTACATCAACCACTGGACGCTAGCCGCGTTGCCGTCACTTCCTCTGGCGTATCGGCGCTGATGTTACTGTCTCAACTGATTTTGAGTCCGGGTGATCGGGTTGTGGCGGTCACACCGTTGTGGCCCAATGTCGTCGAAATCCCTAAGATTTTAGGTGCTGAAGTCGTGCGTGTGCCACTACAATTTGGCGAGGTATGGGATCTCGATATCCAGCAATTAATTGATGCACTGACGCCAGGCACAAGGGCGGTGATGATTAATTCCCCCAACAATCCGACCGGTTGGGTGATGTCGCGTGCGCAACAGCAAATCGTTTTGGACCATTGCCGTCAGCACGGCATTTGGATCGTCGCGGATGATGTGTATGAGCGGGTCGTGTATCGCCCATCCATAAGCGGACGGTCCAACGATACGCAAGCCCATGACGATAAGCTCTGCGCGCCTTCGTTTCTGGATATTGCGGAACCCAATGATCGACTTATTTCATCCAATAGTTTTTCAAAAGCGTGGTTGATGACAGGATGGCGTCTGGGTTGGTTGGTCGCCCCGCCGACCTTGATGACTGATCTGGGTAAATTGATCGAATTCAATACCTCGTGTGCGCCCGGATTTGTGCAACGTGCGGGTATTGCCGCCGTTGAACGCGGGGACGATATTATCGCCACTACTATTGACCGCTATCAAACCGCGCGCGACTTTTTATATCAGCGCCTCAATGCGTTGCCGGGTATTACCGCGCCGTTGCCCAAAGGGGCGATGTATTTATTTTTTCGCTTGGATGGCGTTACTGACAGTTTGGCATTGTGCAAACAACTGGTGCGTGATGCTGGCTTGGGATTGGCTCCGGGAAGTGCATTTGGTCCTGAAGGTGAGGGCTATATTCGTTGGTGTTTTGCCAGTTCGGTAGAACGTCTCGCATCTGGCGTGCAGCGGTTAGAGAAGTTTTTATTAGCACGATGA
- a CDS encoding fimbrial protein: protein MKLKLAATIVTLTFAGIASQSAMAAGIPDGQVAFSGKIEATTCTNKGMNYVNLGTLALSDASMKKPGDKGINNRFYIDLENCDTTAMKNATVQFSGTTDSIDAALLAVDVGNGKGQGVGVQIMDVDGASILGADSRAYPLLDGVNKLPFDARFVRTMAEASQMIAGDVTAVAQFNITYK, encoded by the coding sequence ATGAAACTGAAATTAGCCGCAACTATCGTCACTTTGACTTTCGCAGGTATCGCATCACAATCAGCCATGGCTGCGGGTATTCCTGATGGTCAAGTTGCTTTTTCTGGAAAAATTGAAGCGACTACTTGTACCAACAAAGGTATGAACTATGTGAATCTGGGTACGCTAGCACTAAGCGATGCTTCGATGAAAAAACCAGGCGATAAAGGTATCAACAATCGCTTTTATATCGATCTGGAAAACTGCGACACGACTGCAATGAAAAATGCAACCGTGCAATTTTCTGGCACTACCGATTCGATTGATGCTGCATTGCTGGCAGTCGATGTCGGTAACGGTAAAGGTCAAGGCGTTGGTGTTCAAATTATGGACGTAGATGGCGCATCAATTCTGGGTGCTGACTCGCGTGCGTATCCATTGCTCGACGGTGTTAACAAGCTGCCATTCGATGCACGTTTTGTTCGTACCATGGCTGAAGCATCACAAATGATTGCTGGTGATGTTACTGCTGTTGCGCAATTCAACATTACTTACAAGTAA
- a CDS encoding fimbrial protein, whose protein sequence is MIKQTKLFAKTGEAAPPGRLRAQIEKMICAGVLMCAASGSWAVCHVVSGYVAKQVQIDVGNIIIRDQPIGSVLAEKSVNIPVIGKSEIMAYCPTGEGKALLIGEVEPHFRPNSTYPNVFDTDIDGIGLRMTRVMAMGEGAESKEHLYPHTLMEEGLRRLYIGSQFKIEVIKTGPIPYGGELKMGRFTNYYTGGEGPGKPMITTTLSGRGITIIPASCTLDPGSKTIQVDMPKTALTDFKGAGTAGPSKSFDIVLNCSDIGNENQDTYMQFDTPNAINGLVGVAGLTIEPGVAQGIGIQLLDNAGAPIAFATPQKMGAHTGEAGQQRVRLQAAYFQISNKPTVGVANGAVTFTLSYK, encoded by the coding sequence ATGATCAAGCAAACAAAGTTGTTCGCCAAGACCGGTGAAGCGGCTCCCCCTGGGCGATTACGGGCGCAGATTGAAAAGATGATCTGTGCAGGTGTTTTGATGTGCGCGGCAAGTGGTAGTTGGGCTGTTTGTCATGTGGTGTCGGGATACGTGGCGAAGCAAGTCCAAATCGATGTTGGCAATATTATTATTCGAGACCAGCCGATAGGTAGCGTGCTGGCAGAAAAGTCGGTCAATATTCCCGTCATAGGAAAAAGCGAAATTATGGCTTATTGTCCGACAGGCGAAGGAAAGGCCTTACTAATTGGTGAAGTTGAACCCCACTTTCGTCCCAACTCGACTTACCCGAATGTATTTGATACGGATATTGACGGTATTGGCCTTCGGATGACGCGGGTAATGGCTATGGGGGAGGGGGCTGAATCGAAAGAGCATCTGTATCCTCATACGCTCATGGAAGAAGGTTTGCGACGTTTATATATTGGATCACAATTCAAAATTGAGGTCATCAAAACGGGGCCGATACCGTACGGGGGCGAGCTGAAAATGGGGCGCTTTACGAATTACTATACCGGTGGTGAGGGCCCAGGAAAGCCCATGATTACAACGACGTTGAGTGGTAGGGGGATTACTATTATTCCGGCCAGTTGCACGCTCGATCCGGGATCTAAAACGATTCAAGTGGATATGCCGAAAACCGCACTCACTGATTTTAAAGGTGCTGGCACAGCCGGTCCATCGAAGTCCTTTGATATCGTTCTAAATTGTTCGGATATAGGAAACGAAAATCAAGACACTTATATGCAATTTGACACCCCCAATGCTATTAATGGCCTCGTGGGTGTGGCTGGATTAACGATTGAGCCGGGTGTGGCGCAAGGAATTGGCATTCAGTTATTGGACAACGCGGGCGCACCGATTGCATTTGCCACGCCGCAAAAAATGGGAGCGCATACAGGCGAAGCTGGTCAGCAGAGAGTCAGATTGCAAGCAGCCTATTTCCAAATCTCTAATAAGCCAACAGTTGGTGTGGCAAACGGTGCAGTCACTTTTACGTTGAGCTATAAATAG
- a CDS encoding methylated-DNA--[protein]-cysteine S-methyltransferase produces the protein MNTVSINTLKTVDVTYYVAHNSPVGTLLIAATDAGISGMYFEVHRHFKGKDGWILAPDHPHLKEAAQQLDEYFAGVRQQFDLPLALHGTAFQRAVWDALIAIPFGQSTTYGQHAVQIGRANAVRAVGTAIGRNPVSIIVPCHRVLGASGALTGYAGGLERKGFLLRLEGATDHKAHDDLF, from the coding sequence ATGAATACCGTATCGATAAACACACTCAAAACCGTCGATGTCACTTATTACGTCGCCCATAACAGTCCGGTTGGCACGCTATTGATCGCAGCGACCGACGCCGGTATCAGCGGCATGTATTTTGAGGTGCACCGTCATTTCAAGGGAAAAGATGGATGGATACTGGCGCCCGACCATCCGCACCTCAAAGAAGCTGCACAGCAGTTAGATGAATACTTCGCAGGCGTTCGTCAGCAATTTGATCTGCCGCTGGCGTTGCATGGAACGGCGTTTCAACGCGCCGTATGGGACGCCTTAATCGCCATTCCTTTCGGCCAGTCGACCACCTACGGTCAGCATGCCGTGCAGATCGGGCGGGCCAATGCGGTGCGAGCGGTCGGCACGGCAATCGGGCGCAACCCGGTCTCCATTATCGTGCCCTGCCATCGGGTTTTAGGAGCCTCTGGGGCGCTAACCGGCTATGCGGGTGGCTTGGAGCGGAAAGGCTTCTTGTTGCGGCTGGAAGGCGCTACCGATCACAAAGCGCATGATGATCTGTTC
- a CDS encoding molecular chaperone, with protein sequence MFQKHFAHTCVGALLSLGFALQAAAGVSVGGTRVIYDATKREASVSIRNLGTSPYVVQTWVDAGKERVAGDKTPLVVTPPLSRLDAGKENILRIVRGGGALPEDRESVLWLNVKEIPTKIEEKNVLQIALRTRIKIFYRPAAMPSFEGGSLAAPAALQWALVPATNGVGKALKVNNPTPYHVTFASLTVHGATKQEIDLDMVPPSGERIFPLTVAQGDVHADATGPLQITFSTINDYGAHSDSKDIMVSLANTQDRAE encoded by the coding sequence ATGTTTCAAAAACATTTTGCGCACACCTGCGTGGGCGCGTTGTTGTCCCTTGGATTTGCGTTGCAGGCCGCAGCCGGGGTCAGCGTAGGCGGAACTCGCGTAATCTATGATGCGACAAAACGTGAAGCGTCTGTTTCTATTCGTAATTTAGGCACTTCTCCGTATGTCGTGCAGACCTGGGTCGATGCTGGCAAGGAACGCGTTGCCGGTGATAAAACGCCGCTGGTCGTTACGCCGCCGCTATCCCGTCTGGATGCCGGTAAGGAAAATATTCTCCGCATTGTGCGCGGTGGCGGAGCATTGCCCGAGGATCGTGAATCGGTACTCTGGCTAAATGTAAAAGAAATTCCGACCAAAATAGAAGAAAAGAATGTGCTGCAAATTGCGTTGCGTACGCGCATCAAAATATTCTACAGGCCGGCCGCCATGCCAAGCTTCGAAGGTGGCTCGCTAGCGGCTCCGGCTGCGCTTCAGTGGGCTTTGGTGCCGGCCACCAACGGCGTCGGCAAGGCATTAAAAGTCAACAACCCGACACCCTATCACGTCACTTTTGCGTCGCTGACAGTACACGGCGCGACCAAACAGGAGATTGATCTCGATATGGTTCCGCCATCCGGTGAACGTATTTTTCCTTTGACAGTTGCGCAAGGCGACGTGCACGCCGATGCGACCGGACCATTGCAAATCACCTTTTCTACCATCAACGATTATGGTGCGCACTCTGATTCAAAAGACATCATGGTAAGTCTCGCCAATACGCAGGACAGGGCGGAGTAA
- the pip gene encoding prolyl aminopeptidase — MNKLSTNNLRGFYPPIAPFRQGMLEVGDGHQVYWEECGNPAGKPVLFLHGGPGAGCNDNHRRLFDPARYRIVLFDQRGCGRSKPHAHLEANTTWHLVDDIERLRIMLKIERWQVFGGSWGSTLALAYAQSHPPRVTELIVRGIFTSRQQELDWFYQCGASMIFPEAWQEFIAPVPVAEQGDLMAAYHRLLNDGDEQTQLAAAQAWSTWEGHAISLLPNPQFVEEFAEAHHALAVARIENHYFVNAGFFTPDQLIMNAGELRDIPGIIVQGRYDIICPPQTAWELHNAWPNSELIMIADAGHAVTEPGILDQLIRATDRFANH, encoded by the coding sequence ATGAACAAGTTAAGTACAAATAATCTACGAGGGTTTTATCCGCCGATTGCTCCGTTCCGACAAGGCATGCTCGAAGTTGGAGACGGTCATCAGGTGTATTGGGAAGAATGTGGCAATCCTGCCGGTAAGCCGGTCTTGTTTTTGCATGGCGGCCCGGGTGCTGGTTGCAATGACAATCACCGACGACTGTTCGATCCGGCACGGTACAGGATCGTACTATTCGATCAACGCGGTTGCGGCCGCAGCAAACCCCACGCGCATCTTGAGGCGAATACAACCTGGCATCTGGTCGACGACATTGAACGGTTGCGCATCATGCTAAAAATTGAGCGCTGGCAAGTCTTTGGCGGCTCATGGGGAAGCACGCTGGCGCTAGCTTATGCACAATCGCATCCGCCGCGCGTTACCGAATTGATCGTGCGGGGAATTTTTACATCACGACAGCAAGAACTTGACTGGTTCTATCAATGTGGCGCATCGATGATTTTTCCGGAAGCCTGGCAAGAATTTATCGCCCCTGTGCCAGTGGCTGAGCAAGGCGATTTGATGGCGGCGTATCATCGGCTATTGAATGACGGCGATGAGCAAACCCAACTCGCTGCGGCACAAGCGTGGAGTACGTGGGAAGGACATGCGATTAGCTTGCTACCGAACCCGCAATTTGTGGAAGAATTTGCTGAAGCGCATCATGCATTGGCGGTAGCGCGGATCGAAAATCATTACTTCGTCAACGCGGGATTCTTTACGCCCGATCAGTTGATTATGAATGCCGGAGAACTGCGGGATATTCCCGGCATTATTGTGCAGGGCCGATACGACATCATTTGTCCACCACAAACGGCTTGGGAGTTGCATAACGCTTGGCCAAACAGCGAATTGATAATGATTGCTGATGCTGGTCATGCTGTCACGGAACCGGGCATTTTGGATCAATTAATCAGGGCCACCGATCGGTTCGCGAATCATTAA
- a CDS encoding fimbria/pilus outer membrane usher protein, translating into MSGSKNKAGVLMAAHLDHILVETMEPVLDSVLDQSAGQSSANTLVSKKQTRLNLSRKLESIATIAVRQSAEAIFLPHTTRHPKWRLNTIQSALAAIALVMVPQWACAADTDLEFNASFLSISGNQPTADLSVFSKRNVVLPGIYSVDIYINENFKERRDIRFSKDDNGKEVTACITRKMLSRWGVNLAAFPAIPAKVKTDAANTMGANGTASADNATNIPDEQCIDISTLIPAANVTYDAGQFRLDVSVPQAAMRRVARGTVNPKLWNTGITAGLLDYQINMGHSDGDSRNTVFAGLRSGVNVGDWRARTFSTFSPNRNGRGGWQTVNAYGQRDITSLKSQLVVGDGSSPGDIFDGVQFRGVQMQTDEAMLPNSQRGYAPTIRGVAQTAAKVAVRQNGYIIYTTYVAPGPFVIDDLYSTSGSGDLEVTITEADGRETKFIQPFAALPVMMRDGAWRYSATAGKYRSGYSGSTPVFVQATVTRGLPAGVTVYGGANISTIYGSVLVGTGINLHSFGAYSIDVAHARTQANGGSEYRGSSIRFRYAKSFASSGTNFSVLGYRYSTRGYRTFAEAAQLQDMAPGYALYNQRSRMEGTVSQRIGTDSAMYFTAGQQSYWGRRAKDNTVRLSYNSRFRQINYGVYLDYNTYDGGRSNKQISVSLSMPLGGKDGYVGYGASRNDQGNLVQNASYTGSAFDDSRLTYGVYADKSTDGGMSGSGTMTYLSPVARFDASRSQGRGYGQTSMSVTGGVVAHADGVTLSQSLGETVAVVNVPGGKGIPIEGYAGIETDAAGNAVIPYISPYNKNRIALRTEELGNDIEIANAVQDVIPRRGAVVLARFEARVGHRVLFELTDANGRSLPLGARVEDDDGRELGIVGPDGQAYVTGLENEGSLTVKWGKKPNQQCQVPYAIDGNVTESSAFKEITAKCNITEEI; encoded by the coding sequence ATGAGTGGGTCAAAAAATAAAGCCGGCGTGTTGATGGCAGCACATCTTGACCACATTTTGGTTGAAACGATGGAACCTGTTTTGGATTCCGTTCTGGATCAGAGTGCAGGACAATCTTCAGCCAACACTCTAGTTTCAAAGAAGCAGACGCGTCTGAATTTAAGCCGAAAATTGGAATCCATAGCGACGATAGCGGTCAGGCAATCTGCCGAAGCCATCTTCTTGCCACATACAACGCGACATCCAAAATGGCGACTGAACACAATTCAGAGTGCTTTGGCGGCTATTGCACTGGTGATGGTGCCGCAATGGGCATGCGCGGCGGATACCGATTTGGAGTTTAATGCGTCCTTTTTAAGTATTAGCGGCAATCAGCCGACAGCCGATCTTTCCGTATTTTCCAAGCGCAATGTGGTGTTGCCCGGTATCTATTCTGTCGATATTTATATCAATGAAAATTTTAAAGAAAGACGCGATATTCGCTTTTCAAAAGACGATAACGGCAAGGAAGTAACAGCCTGCATCACGCGTAAAATGTTGAGTCGTTGGGGTGTGAACCTTGCCGCATTTCCCGCAATACCCGCCAAAGTTAAGACCGATGCCGCCAATACAATGGGGGCTAACGGCACAGCGTCTGCGGACAACGCAACTAATATTCCCGATGAACAATGTATTGATATTTCAACCCTTATTCCCGCCGCGAATGTGACCTATGATGCAGGGCAATTTCGACTTGATGTCAGCGTTCCGCAAGCAGCAATGCGACGGGTGGCGCGTGGCACGGTGAATCCAAAATTGTGGAATACGGGCATCACCGCGGGTTTGCTGGATTACCAGATTAATATGGGCCACTCCGATGGCGACTCGCGCAATACTGTCTTCGCAGGGCTGCGCAGCGGCGTCAATGTTGGCGACTGGCGCGCGCGTACTTTTTCTACTTTTAGCCCCAACCGCAATGGCCGTGGCGGCTGGCAAACGGTCAACGCTTACGGACAACGGGATATCACTTCGCTCAAGAGTCAACTGGTGGTGGGCGATGGCAGTTCGCCCGGCGATATTTTTGATGGCGTACAGTTCCGTGGCGTGCAGATGCAAACAGACGAGGCGATGTTGCCAAACAGCCAGCGCGGTTACGCCCCCACTATTCGTGGCGTAGCACAAACTGCTGCCAAAGTAGCAGTGCGACAAAATGGCTACATCATATACACGACCTACGTTGCGCCGGGACCATTCGTCATCGACGATTTGTACTCCACTTCGGGCAGCGGCGATCTGGAAGTGACCATCACCGAAGCCGATGGCCGCGAGACCAAATTCATCCAGCCATTTGCAGCCTTGCCGGTCATGATGCGAGATGGTGCATGGCGTTATAGCGCGACTGCTGGTAAATATCGCAGCGGCTATTCCGGCAGCACGCCAGTCTTTGTGCAGGCCACAGTGACACGTGGTTTGCCGGCAGGTGTCACCGTGTATGGCGGCGCAAATATCTCGACTATTTACGGTTCTGTGTTGGTTGGTACGGGTATCAATTTACATAGCTTTGGGGCGTATTCGATTGATGTGGCGCACGCCCGCACACAAGCGAATGGCGGATCAGAATATCGGGGTAGCTCGATTCGGTTTCGCTATGCTAAATCCTTCGCGTCATCCGGGACCAATTTCTCCGTACTCGGTTATCGCTACTCAACGCGCGGCTATCGTACTTTTGCCGAGGCGGCACAATTGCAGGACATGGCACCCGGATACGCTTTGTATAACCAGCGCAGCCGCATGGAAGGTACCGTATCACAACGTATCGGCACCGATAGCGCAATGTACTTTACCGCTGGTCAGCAAAGTTACTGGGGACGACGGGCAAAAGACAACACTGTTCGCCTTAGTTATAACAGTCGTTTCAGACAAATTAATTATGGCGTTTACCTCGATTACAACACCTACGACGGCGGTCGTTCCAACAAACAGATTAGCGTCAGCCTGTCCATGCCACTAGGTGGAAAAGATGGTTACGTTGGTTACGGCGCATCACGCAATGATCAAGGCAATCTGGTCCAGAATGCAAGTTACACGGGGTCGGCGTTCGATGATAGTCGCCTGACTTATGGTGTCTACGCCGACAAGAGTACCGACGGTGGGATGTCGGGTAGTGGAACCATGACGTACTTGTCGCCAGTTGCGCGTTTCGACGCCAGCCGCAGCCAGGGTCGCGGCTACGGCCAGACCAGCATGTCGGTCACAGGTGGTGTTGTGGCACACGCTGATGGCGTGACGTTATCGCAGTCGTTGGGCGAGACCGTTGCCGTGGTCAACGTGCCGGGTGGAAAAGGGATCCCGATTGAAGGCTACGCCGGTATCGAAACCGATGCTGCCGGAAACGCAGTGATTCCCTATATCAGTCCCTACAACAAAAATCGAATCGCATTGCGGACCGAGGAGTTAGGTAACGATATTGAAATTGCCAACGCCGTGCAAGATGTTATTCCCCGGCGCGGCGCGGTGGTACTAGCCAGATTTGAGGCGCGAGTCGGTCATCGCGTGCTGTTCGAATTAACAGACGCAAACGGCAGATCCTTGCCGCTTGGCGCACGCGTTGAAGACGATGACGGACGCGAACTGGGCATTGTCGGGCCTGACGGGCAAGCGTATGTCACCGGCCTGGAAAACGAAGGCAGCCTGACCGTTAAATGGGGCAAAAAGCCCAACCAGCAATGTCAGGTTCCTTATGCCATCGACGGCAATGTGACGGAAAGCAGCGCCTTCAAAGAAATAACCGCGAAGTGCAACATTACGGAAGAAATTTAA
- a CDS encoding DNA-3-methyladenine glycosylase 2 family protein: MKTLLSHRLSTSLLPPPIIDTKIESSTKTLNDESCYRALAAKDSRFDGVFFVGVSTTGIYCRPICTAKTPRPSSCTFYTGAAAAEAAGFRPCLRCRPELAPYALQQNLAYAVWQRITAGALNRNSDNRSITNSTEDKNTEGGRLEQLAAEVGLSSRQLRRVLLQHFGVSPVELAQTQRLLFAKKLLQETHLSMTELADAAGFGSIRRFNALFNARYGMAPTALRRQHKPGTAHSNPMEDVVTVRLAYRPPLEWISILQYLQPRLIAGVEAVQLAHASPAYIRSIRLDNVSGWLRVTHLARQQQLEVQISPTLTPMLMPILARLRNLFDLDANPAVITAHLRLDPALANRIDGQSVQHRQPWIRVPGTFAPFELAVRAILGQQVSVAGASTLTARLVSRFGSLCETPFPTITHHFPDAETLTNLPASTLASIGIPTSRAETIRNMARYATAHAADGNLPTRPGATLAETIAQLTAIPGIGNWTAHYIALRALRFPDAFPAGDLGLQKAMAEAGGRLTEKQLAAIATAWSPWRGYAALLLWQTL; encoded by the coding sequence ATGAAAACTCTACTTTCACATCGACTTAGTACGTCATTATTGCCGCCACCAATCATCGACACCAAAATTGAATCAAGCACCAAAACGCTCAATGATGAGAGTTGCTATCGCGCATTGGCTGCCAAAGATAGTCGCTTTGACGGCGTCTTTTTTGTCGGTGTCAGCACTACCGGAATCTACTGTCGCCCAATCTGCACTGCCAAAACACCGCGCCCTTCGTCCTGCACATTTTATACAGGCGCAGCAGCGGCAGAAGCCGCAGGTTTTCGCCCATGTCTTCGTTGTCGTCCAGAATTAGCGCCCTACGCATTGCAACAAAATCTGGCCTATGCAGTGTGGCAACGCATTACTGCGGGTGCGCTGAACCGCAACAGCGACAATCGTAGCATCACCAATAGCACCGAAGATAAAAATACCGAGGGCGGCCGACTTGAGCAATTGGCAGCAGAAGTCGGGCTTTCTTCCCGCCAGTTAAGGCGGGTTTTGCTGCAACACTTCGGCGTTTCACCAGTTGAGCTGGCGCAAACCCAGCGTCTTTTATTTGCAAAAAAACTATTGCAGGAAACCCACTTATCGATGACCGAGCTGGCCGACGCCGCCGGATTTGGCAGTATCCGGCGCTTTAACGCCCTCTTTAACGCACGTTACGGCATGGCACCGACCGCATTGCGTCGACAGCATAAACCTGGTACCGCACACTCAAATCCGATGGAAGATGTGGTGACTGTGCGGTTGGCGTATCGCCCGCCGCTGGAATGGATTTCCATCTTGCAGTATTTGCAGCCACGCCTGATTGCAGGCGTCGAAGCAGTGCAACTGGCACACGCCAGTCCGGCCTACATTCGTAGTATCCGACTCGACAACGTCAGCGGCTGGCTGCGCGTGACGCACCTCGCCAGACAGCAACAATTGGAAGTACAGATTTCGCCGACACTGACCCCGATGCTAATGCCGATTCTGGCGCGGCTGCGCAATCTGTTTGATCTGGATGCCAACCCCGCGGTAATCACTGCGCATTTACGCTTAGACCCAGCGCTGGCAAACCGCATTGATGGGCAATCCGTTCAACATCGCCAACCGTGGATTCGAGTTCCGGGCACGTTTGCGCCTTTTGAGCTTGCGGTGCGGGCAATACTAGGGCAACAAGTCAGTGTAGCTGGCGCGAGCACATTGACGGCACGATTGGTGAGTCGATTCGGGTCATTATGCGAGACGCCCTTTCCTACAATCACACATCATTTTCCGGACGCAGAAACGCTGACGAATTTACCTGCGTCTACACTGGCAAGCATTGGTATTCCGACCTCGCGTGCTGAGACTATCCGGAATATGGCGCGCTATGCAACTGCGCATGCAGCCGATGGAAATCTACCCACCAGACCCGGTGCAACGCTCGCCGAAACAATCGCACAATTAACCGCGATACCGGGAATCGGCAACTGGACCGCCCACTATATTGCTCTGCGCGCTTTACGCTTTCCGGATGCATTTCCCGCTGGCGATCTGGGACTACAAAAAGCGATGGCCGAAGCTGGCGGTCGCCTGACTGAAAAACAACTCGCCGCGATAGCTACCGCATGGTCACCATGGCGCGGTTACGCGGCATTACTTTTATGGCAAACACTATGA